The Mycolicibacterium smegmatis genome has a window encoding:
- a CDS encoding universal stress protein, with the protein MGGYRTVIVGTDGSTSSMRAVERAGAVAAQENAKLIIATAHFHHGEKGGWARPPAPDQVRDRRAEDALGREGYRMHGDADAYEVLRDARDVAYGAGARDIHERVVEGAPVAALLTLAKEVDADLIVVGDVGLDSVAGRLLGSVPAEIARKSKVDILIVHTAN; encoded by the coding sequence ATGGGTGGCTATCGAACAGTGATCGTGGGAACCGACGGTTCAACCTCGTCCATGCGAGCGGTCGAACGTGCGGGCGCAGTCGCCGCACAGGAGAACGCGAAGCTCATCATCGCGACTGCGCACTTCCATCACGGCGAGAAGGGCGGATGGGCGCGTCCGCCCGCGCCGGATCAGGTACGAGATCGCCGTGCCGAGGACGCGCTCGGTCGCGAGGGCTATCGGATGCACGGTGACGCGGACGCGTACGAGGTCCTGCGGGACGCCCGAGACGTCGCGTACGGCGCCGGTGCCCGCGACATCCATGAACGTGTGGTCGAGGGCGCACCCGTCGCGGCGCTGCTCACACTCGCCAAGGAGGTCGACGCCGATCTGATCGTCGTCGGCGATGTGGGCCTGGACTCCGTGGCCGGTCGTCTGCTTGGCTCGGTGCCCGCCGAGATCGCCCGCAAGTCGAAGGTCGACATCCTCATCGTGCACACCGCCAACTGA
- a CDS encoding TrpB-like pyridoxal phosphate-dependent enzyme has product MTLHADAAHPDLVTVEVPTHWYNLAAELDQPIPPHLHPGTKEPVGPDDLAALFPSGLIAQEVSTEAYIAIPDPVREIYSMWRPSPLIRARRFEKALNTGAHIYVKYEGVSPVGSHKTNSAVAQAYYNSVDGVRKLTTETGAGQWGSALAFAGAQFGLEIEVWQVRASYESKPYRGHLIRTYGGVVHSSPSELTESGRAILAKDPNTTGSLGMAVSEAVEVAAGDPDTRYALGSVLNHVVLHQSVIGQEAVAQLAAVEPNGADLVFGCAGGGSNLAGLAFPFLREKIHGRSDPKVIAAEPAACPSITQGEYRYDHGDVAGLTPLLKMHTLGMDFVPDPIHAGGLRYHGMAPALSHTVELGLVQGVAISQHDAFSAGVQFARTQGIVPAPESTHAIAAAAAHVADDPSEQVVVIGLSGHGQLDLPAYAEYLDGKF; this is encoded by the coding sequence ATGACTCTGCACGCCGACGCTGCCCATCCGGATCTGGTGACCGTCGAGGTGCCGACACATTGGTACAACCTCGCCGCCGAGTTGGATCAGCCGATCCCGCCGCACCTGCACCCGGGTACCAAGGAACCGGTGGGTCCCGACGATCTGGCCGCGCTCTTCCCGAGCGGCCTGATCGCGCAGGAGGTGTCCACCGAGGCCTACATCGCCATCCCCGATCCGGTGCGCGAGATCTACTCGATGTGGCGGCCGTCGCCGCTGATCCGGGCGCGGCGGTTCGAAAAGGCGCTCAACACCGGGGCCCACATCTACGTCAAGTACGAGGGTGTCAGCCCGGTGGGTAGCCACAAGACGAATTCTGCTGTCGCGCAGGCCTATTACAACAGCGTGGACGGGGTCCGCAAGCTCACCACCGAGACCGGTGCCGGCCAGTGGGGCAGTGCGCTGGCGTTCGCCGGGGCGCAGTTCGGCCTGGAGATCGAGGTGTGGCAGGTGCGCGCGTCGTACGAGTCGAAGCCGTACCGCGGCCACCTCATCCGGACCTACGGCGGTGTTGTCCATTCCAGCCCGTCGGAACTGACCGAATCGGGCCGCGCGATCTTGGCGAAGGATCCGAACACGACCGGCAGCCTCGGTATGGCGGTCAGTGAGGCCGTCGAGGTCGCCGCCGGGGATCCGGACACCCGTTACGCCCTCGGCAGTGTGCTCAACCATGTTGTGCTGCACCAGAGTGTCATCGGCCAGGAGGCCGTCGCGCAGTTGGCCGCAGTCGAACCGAACGGCGCAGACCTCGTGTTCGGTTGCGCGGGAGGAGGTTCCAACCTCGCCGGGTTGGCTTTCCCGTTCCTGCGTGAGAAGATCCACGGTCGTTCCGACCCGAAGGTGATCGCGGCCGAACCGGCGGCGTGCCCGTCGATCACCCAGGGGGAGTACCGCTACGACCACGGTGATGTCGCAGGTCTCACGCCACTGCTGAAAATGCACACGCTCGGAATGGATTTCGTGCCCGATCCCATCCACGCGGGCGGTCTGCGCTATCACGGGATGGCGCCCGCGCTCAGCCACACCGTCGAACTCGGCCTCGTCCAGGGCGTGGCCATCTCACAGCACGATGCGTTCTCCGCGGGTGTGCAGTTCGCGCGGACGCAGGGCATCGTGCCGGCGCCGGAGTCGACGCATGCGATCGCCGCGGCCGCGGCGCACGTGGCAGACGATCCGTCGGAGCAGGTCGTCGTGATCGGTCTATCCGGACACGGCCAACTCGACCTGCCGGCGTACGCCGAGTATCTCGACGGGAAGTTCTGA
- a CDS encoding NAD-dependent epimerase/dehydratase family protein, with amino-acid sequence MRVFVTGGTGAIGSHAISALVTAGHDVTALARSESKAADLRAQGARPVQLSLFDPAALTTAFQGHDAVVNLASALPSPQRFMLKSAWAECQRIRTQGSAAVVDAALAAGVARVIQESVAMIYRDHGDRWIDEDSAVDHFPIAVGNHAAESNARRFGGSGRDAVVLRFGLFYGPGASNSDLIMDLARRHIGFQAGRADAYVSSIHLGDAARAVVAALGCDAGTYNIVDDQPVTKKQNVRAMAAAVNSAPWVTVPGQAALLLGDRSTSLTRSLRVSNQRFRTATNWRPEYPSVWEGYRALAQSR; translated from the coding sequence ATGCGGGTGTTCGTCACGGGAGGTACCGGCGCGATCGGGAGTCATGCGATTTCCGCGCTGGTGACGGCGGGCCATGACGTCACGGCGCTGGCCCGAAGTGAGTCCAAGGCTGCGGACCTTCGTGCCCAGGGTGCGCGGCCGGTTCAACTCTCGCTGTTCGATCCGGCCGCACTCACGACGGCGTTCCAGGGCCACGACGCCGTGGTCAATCTGGCTTCTGCGCTGCCGTCTCCGCAACGGTTCATGCTGAAGTCGGCCTGGGCCGAATGCCAACGGATCCGCACCCAGGGATCGGCCGCTGTCGTCGATGCCGCACTGGCGGCGGGAGTGGCACGGGTGATCCAGGAATCGGTGGCGATGATCTACCGCGATCACGGCGACCGCTGGATCGACGAGGACTCGGCGGTCGACCACTTCCCGATTGCAGTGGGCAACCATGCCGCGGAGTCGAATGCCCGCCGATTCGGCGGCTCGGGCCGAGATGCCGTGGTGTTGAGGTTCGGACTGTTCTACGGCCCCGGTGCGTCGAACAGCGATCTCATCATGGATCTCGCGCGCCGGCACATCGGTTTCCAGGCCGGCCGCGCCGACGCGTACGTGTCATCGATACACCTCGGCGACGCCGCCCGGGCTGTCGTTGCCGCGTTGGGGTGCGACGCGGGGACCTACAACATCGTCGACGACCAACCCGTGACCAAGAAGCAGAACGTTCGCGCGATGGCCGCAGCGGTGAACAGTGCGCCTTGGGTGACAGTTCCCGGGCAGGCGGCGCTGTTGCTGGGCGATCGCAGTACGTCGCTCACGAGATCACTGCGGGTCAGCAACCAACGCTTCCGCACCGCGACGAACTGGCGGCCCGAGTATCCGAGTGTGTGGGAAGGCTACCGGGCCTTGGCGCAGAGCCGTTGA